The Streptomyces sp. NBC_00440 genome contains a region encoding:
- a CDS encoding inositol monophosphatase family protein: MTDQLHTELLELALEAARRAGALLRDGRPADLEVAATKSSPIDVVTEMDIAAEKLITGYLTGLRPDDGFLGEEGASAEGSSGVRWVIDPLDGTVNYLYGLPTWSVSIAAEQDGETVAGVVAVPMRGETFHAVLGGGAHLGGARLRCRPAPPLDQALVSTGFNYVTTVRTHQAAVAQRLIPQLRDIRRGGSAAIDLCDVAAGRLDGYYERGLHPWDRAAGDLIAREAGALTGGRPGERPTDDLTVAAPPGVFEPLQALLEQYGAWHD; encoded by the coding sequence GTGACCGACCAGCTCCACACCGAACTGCTCGAACTGGCACTGGAGGCCGCCCGGCGCGCAGGGGCGCTGCTGCGGGACGGGCGCCCCGCCGACCTGGAGGTGGCGGCGACCAAGTCCAGCCCCATCGATGTCGTCACCGAGATGGACATCGCGGCCGAGAAGCTGATCACCGGCTATCTCACCGGTCTGCGTCCCGACGACGGGTTCCTGGGCGAGGAGGGCGCGAGCGCCGAGGGCAGCAGCGGTGTCCGCTGGGTCATCGACCCGCTGGACGGCACCGTCAACTACCTCTACGGATTGCCCACTTGGTCCGTCTCGATCGCGGCCGAACAGGACGGCGAGACGGTCGCGGGAGTGGTGGCGGTCCCGATGCGCGGTGAGACGTTCCACGCGGTGCTCGGCGGCGGCGCCCACCTCGGCGGCGCGCGGCTGCGGTGCAGGCCCGCGCCCCCGCTCGACCAGGCGCTGGTATCGACCGGCTTCAACTACGTCACGACCGTGCGCACCCACCAGGCGGCCGTGGCCCAGCGGCTGATCCCGCAGCTGCGGGACATCCGGCGCGGCGGCTCGGCCGCGATCGACCTCTGTGACGTGGCCGCCGGCCGGCTCGACGGCTACTACGAGCGCGGGCTGCATCCCTGGGACCGGGCGGCCGGTGACCTGATCGCCCGTGAGGCGGGCGCACTGACCGGGGGACGGCCCGGGGAGCGCCCGACGGACGATCTGACGGTCGCCGCGCCGCCCGGTGTCTTCGAACCGCTCCAGGCGCTGCTGGAGCAGTACGGCGCCTGGCACGACTGA
- the kdpA gene encoding potassium-transporting ATPase subunit KdpA: MSPVLAGVLQMLALIVALGLVYRPLGDFMARVYSSDRHLRVEKWIYKAIGANPDSAMRWPAYLRGVLAFSLVSILFLYLLQRVQGGLPGSLGFRSIDPDQAFNTAASFVANTNWQSYSGEQAMGHVVQTGGLAVQNFVSAAVGMAVAIALVRGFARSRTTTSGGELGNFWADLVRGTVRILIPVAVVGALVLVACGAIQNFAGIHEVGQFGGGSQQWNGGAVASQEAIKELGTNGGGYFNANSAHPFENPNGLSNLLEVFLILVIPFAMTRTFGRMVGSLKQGYAILATMVTIWLAFTALMMWTEFHHGGPAFDIAGGAMEGKETRFGIGGSSIFSVATTLTSTGAVNSFHSSFTGFGGGITMLGMQLGEIAPGGVGSGLYGMLIMAVIAVFIAGLMVGRTPEYLGKKIGVREIKLAACYILVTPALVLCFTAAAMALPTPGHSMTNSGAHGFSEILYAYTSGANNNGSAFAGLGADTQWFNTTIGLAMLLGRFVPMVFVLALAGSLAEQRQIPETSGTLRTDKPLFAGLLVGTILIIAGLTYFPALALGPLAEGLAS, from the coding sequence ATGAGCCCCGTCCTCGCCGGTGTGCTCCAGATGCTCGCGCTCATCGTGGCGCTTGGTCTGGTCTACCGACCGCTCGGCGATTTCATGGCCCGCGTCTACTCCTCCGACCGGCATCTGCGGGTCGAGAAGTGGATCTACAAGGCCATCGGCGCCAACCCCGACTCCGCGATGCGCTGGCCGGCGTACCTCCGCGGGGTCCTCGCCTTCTCCCTGGTGAGCATCCTCTTCCTCTATCTGCTCCAGCGGGTGCAGGGTGGTCTGCCCGGCTCGCTGGGCTTCCGGTCGATCGACCCGGACCAGGCGTTCAACACCGCAGCCTCCTTCGTCGCCAACACCAACTGGCAGTCCTACTCGGGCGAGCAGGCCATGGGCCACGTCGTGCAGACCGGCGGCCTCGCGGTCCAGAACTTCGTCTCGGCCGCCGTCGGCATGGCCGTCGCGATCGCCCTCGTACGGGGCTTCGCCCGCTCCCGTACCACCACGTCCGGCGGTGAACTGGGCAACTTCTGGGCCGACCTGGTCCGCGGCACCGTCCGCATCCTGATCCCCGTCGCCGTCGTCGGCGCGCTGGTCCTGGTGGCGTGCGGCGCCATCCAGAACTTCGCGGGGATCCACGAGGTCGGGCAGTTCGGCGGCGGGTCGCAGCAGTGGAACGGCGGCGCCGTCGCCTCCCAGGAGGCCATCAAGGAGCTGGGCACCAACGGCGGCGGTTACTTCAACGCCAACTCCGCCCACCCCTTCGAGAATCCCAACGGCCTCTCCAACCTCCTTGAGGTCTTCCTGATCCTCGTCATCCCCTTCGCGATGACACGCACCTTCGGCCGCATGGTGGGCTCCCTCAAGCAGGGTTACGCGATCCTGGCGACGATGGTGACCATCTGGCTCGCCTTCACCGCCCTGATGATGTGGACCGAGTTCCACCACGGCGGCCCCGCCTTCGACATCGCGGGCGGCGCCATGGAGGGCAAGGAGACCCGCTTCGGTATCGGCGGCTCGTCGATCTTCTCGGTGGCGACCACGCTCACCTCGACCGGCGCGGTCAACTCCTTCCACTCGTCCTTCACCGGCTTCGGCGGCGGCATCACGATGCTCGGTATGCAGCTCGGCGAGATCGCGCCGGGCGGCGTCGGCTCCGGCCTCTACGGCATGCTGATCATGGCGGTCATCGCGGTGTTCATCGCAGGCCTGATGGTCGGCCGCACGCCCGAGTACCTGGGCAAGAAGATCGGCGTCCGCGAGATCAAGCTCGCGGCCTGCTACATCCTCGTCACCCCGGCGCTCGTCCTCTGCTTCACCGCGGCCGCGATGGCTCTCCCGACCCCCGGCCACTCGATGACCAACTCCGGGGCGCACGGCTTCTCGGAGATCCTCTACGCCTACACGTCCGGCGCCAACAACAACGGCTCGGCCTTCGCCGGGCTGGGCGCCGACACCCAGTGGTTCAACACCACCATCGGACTCGCCATGCTGCTCGGCCGCTTCGTACCCATGGTGTTCGTCCTGGCGCTCGCGGGCTCGCTCGCCGAGCAGCGCCAGATACCCGAGACCTCCGGGACCCTCCGTACCGACAAGCCGCTCTTCGCCGGGCTCCTCGTCGGCACGATCCTGATCATCGCTGGTCTGACCTACTTCCCGGCGCTCGCGCTGGGCCCGCTCGCTGAAGGGCTGGCGTCATGA
- the dut gene encoding dUTP diphosphatase, which translates to MSRTPVDVLIRRVDPEVPLPAYGHPGDAGADLVTTEAAELAPGERTVLPTGISVALPDGYAAFVHPRSGLAARCGVALVNAPGTVDAGYRGEIKVIVVNLDPRETVRFERFDRIAQLVVQQVEKVRFHEVAELPGSARAGGGFGSTGGHAAVGGPQGGNRYASVVSDREGQ; encoded by the coding sequence ATGAGCCGTACCCCCGTAGACGTACTGATCCGCCGTGTCGACCCCGAGGTGCCGCTCCCCGCTTACGGGCACCCGGGCGACGCGGGCGCCGATCTGGTGACCACCGAGGCCGCCGAGCTGGCGCCGGGGGAGCGGACCGTGCTGCCCACCGGGATCTCGGTGGCGCTGCCCGACGGGTACGCCGCCTTCGTGCACCCGCGCTCCGGGCTCGCGGCCCGCTGCGGGGTTGCCCTGGTGAATGCCCCGGGGACGGTCGATGCCGGGTACCGTGGAGAGATCAAGGTGATCGTGGTCAATCTCGATCCGCGCGAGACGGTGCGGTTCGAGCGCTTCGACCGGATCGCCCAGCTGGTAGTGCAGCAGGTCGAGAAGGTGCGCTTCCACGAGGTGGCGGAGCTTCCCGGCTCGGCACGGGCCGGAGGGGGCTTCGGGTCCACCGGCGGACATGCCGCTGTGGGCGGGCCACAGGGTGGGAATCGATACGCATCGGTCGTATCCGACCGGGAAGGACAGTGA
- a CDS encoding ferrochelatase, which translates to MSDQRDPAPYDALLLLSFGGPEGPDDVVPFLENVTRGRGIPKERLKEVGQHYFLFDGISPINGQNRALLDALRKDFAGHGLDLPVYWGNRNWAPYLTDTLREMTADGHRRIAVLATSAYASYSGCRQYREDLAGALATLEAEGLDLPRVDKLRHYFNHPGFVGPMADGVLKSLAELDDAVRAGAHLAFTTHSIPTAAADSSGPEGGAYVAEHLDVARVIVERVRAETGADHSWQLVYQSRSGSPQTPWLEPDICDHLTELHGAGVPAVVMVPIGFVSDHMEVLYDLDTEAVAKAAELGLPAVRSATVGADPRFAAAVRDLLLERAAAEQGRPVERCALGALGASHDVCPVGCCPARTARPAAAGADSPYA; encoded by the coding sequence ATGTCCGATCAGCGCGATCCAGCTCCCTACGACGCCCTCCTGCTGCTCTCCTTCGGCGGTCCCGAGGGCCCGGACGACGTGGTCCCGTTCCTGGAGAACGTGACCCGCGGCCGCGGCATCCCGAAGGAACGGCTCAAGGAGGTGGGGCAGCACTACTTCCTGTTCGACGGGATCAGCCCCATCAACGGCCAGAACCGGGCCCTCCTCGACGCGCTCCGCAAGGACTTCGCCGGACACGGTCTCGACCTGCCGGTGTACTGGGGCAACCGCAACTGGGCGCCGTATCTGACCGACACCCTGCGCGAGATGACCGCCGACGGGCACCGCCGTATCGCCGTCCTGGCCACCAGCGCGTACGCCTCGTACTCCGGCTGCCGCCAGTACCGCGAGGACCTCGCGGGGGCGCTGGCCACGCTGGAGGCGGAAGGGCTCGATCTGCCGCGCGTCGACAAGCTGCGGCACTACTTCAACCACCCGGGGTTCGTCGGGCCCATGGCCGACGGCGTCCTGAAGTCCCTGGCGGAGCTGGACGACGCGGTCCGGGCCGGCGCGCACCTGGCGTTCACCACGCACTCCATCCCCACCGCCGCGGCCGACAGCTCGGGGCCCGAAGGCGGGGCGTACGTCGCCGAGCACCTGGACGTGGCACGGGTGATCGTCGAGAGGGTCCGCGCCGAGACCGGCGCCGACCACTCCTGGCAGCTCGTCTACCAGTCGCGCAGCGGCTCCCCGCAGACCCCGTGGCTGGAACCGGACATCTGTGACCACCTCACGGAGCTGCACGGGGCGGGGGTGCCCGCCGTCGTCATGGTGCCCATCGGCTTCGTGTCGGACCACATGGAGGTCCTGTACGACCTGGACACCGAGGCGGTCGCGAAGGCGGCCGAACTGGGCCTGCCCGCCGTGCGGTCGGCGACCGTCGGCGCCGACCCGCGCTTCGCCGCTGCGGTACGCGACCTCCTGCTGGAGCGGGCGGCCGCCGAGCAGGGCCGCCCGGTGGAGCGCTGCGCTCTCGGCGCGCTGGGCGCCTCGCACGACGTCTGCCCGGTCGGCTGCTGCCCGGCCCGCACGGCCAGGCCGGCGGCCGCGGGCGCCGACAGCCCGTACGCGTAG
- a CDS encoding response regulator transcription factor, which yields MRVLVVEDEQLLADAVATGLRREAMAVDVVYDGAAALERIGVNDYDVVVLDRDLPVVHGDDVCRKIVELGMPTRVLMLTASGDVSDRVEGLEIGADDYLPKPFAFTELTARVRALGRRTTVALPPVLERAGIKLDPNRREVFREGREIQLAPKEFAVLEVLMRSEGAVVSAEQLLEKAWDENTDPFTNVVRVTVMTLRRKLGEPPVIVTVPGSGYRI from the coding sequence GTGCGCGTACTCGTCGTCGAGGACGAGCAGCTGCTCGCCGATGCGGTGGCCACCGGACTTCGCCGGGAGGCCATGGCCGTCGACGTCGTGTACGACGGCGCCGCGGCCCTGGAGCGGATCGGGGTCAACGACTACGACGTCGTGGTCCTCGACCGGGACCTGCCGGTGGTCCACGGCGACGACGTCTGCCGCAAGATCGTCGAACTCGGCATGCCCACCCGGGTGCTGATGCTCACGGCTTCGGGCGACGTCAGCGACCGCGTGGAGGGCCTGGAGATCGGCGCGGACGACTATCTGCCCAAGCCCTTCGCGTTCACCGAGCTGACCGCGCGGGTCCGGGCCCTCGGGCGCCGTACGACGGTCGCCCTGCCGCCCGTCCTGGAGCGGGCCGGCATCAAGCTGGACCCCAACCGCCGCGAGGTCTTCCGGGAGGGCCGCGAGATCCAGCTGGCCCCCAAGGAGTTCGCCGTGCTCGAAGTACTGATGCGCAGCGAGGGCGCGGTCGTCTCGGCCGAGCAGCTCCTGGAGAAGGCCTGGGACGAGAACACCGATCCCTTCACCAACGTCGTACGGGTGACCGTCATGACGCTGCGCCGCAAGCTCGGTGAGCCCCCGGTCATCGTGACCGTCCCGGGCTCGGGCTACCGGATCTGA
- a CDS encoding DUF4193 domain-containing protein, which translates to MATDYDTPRKTDDDSDQDSLEELKARRNDKSTAAVDVDEFEQAEGLELPGADLSNEELSVRVLPRQADEFTCMSCFLVHHRSQLAREKNGQPICRDCD; encoded by the coding sequence ATGGCTACGGATTACGACACTCCACGCAAGACCGACGACGACAGCGACCAGGACAGTCTGGAAGAGCTCAAGGCACGTCGGAACGACAAGTCGACAGCTGCTGTCGACGTAGACGAGTTCGAGCAGGCCGAGGGTCTTGAGCTGCCCGGCGCCGACCTGTCCAACGAAGAGCTGTCGGTCCGGGTGCTGCCCCGGCAGGCCGACGAGTTCACCTGCATGAGCTGCTTCCTCGTGCACCACCGCAGTCAGCTGGCGCGCGAGAAGAACGGCCAGCCCATCTGCCGCGACTGCGACTGA
- the kdpB gene encoding potassium-transporting ATPase subunit KdpB, whose product MSTLTPARVPHQDPSQGPKPEGRVGGGLFDPRQLLRSFPDALRKLDPRIMVKSPVMFVVEVGSVVTTGFALKDPGDWFGWAITGWLWLTTVFANLAEAVAEGRGKAQADTLRKAKSDTVARRLDGAVEEQVPGTELRIGDLVVCEAGDIIPGDGDVVEGVASVDESAITGESAPVIRESGGDRSAVTGGTKVLSDRIVVKIMTKPGETFIDRMIKLVEGAARQKTPNEIALNILLASLTIVFLLAVVTLQPFATYAGAKQSMIVLTALLVCLIPTTIGALLSAIGIAGMDRLVQRNVLAMSGRAVEAAGDVSTLLLDKTGTITLGNRQAAAFVPVRGVTEAVLADAAQLSSLADETPEGRSVVVLAKEKYGLRERSRGELTGADWISFTAQTRMSGVDAGGRRIRKGASGSVVAWVRENGGQVSEDAQTLTDAISEAGGTPLLVAVEDGEGARVLGVIHLKDVVKEGMRERFDELRRMGIKTVMITGDNPLTARAIAQEAGVDDFLAEATPEDKMALIKREQSGGKLVAMTGDGTNDAPALAQADVGVAMNTGTSAAKEAGNMVDLDSNPTKLIEIVEIGKQLLITRGALTTFSIANDVAKYFAIIPAMFAVAYPSLDKLNIMRLSSPETAILSAVVFNALVIVALVPLALKGVRYRPTGADRMLRRNLGLYGLGGLIAPFIGIKIIDLLISLIPGIG is encoded by the coding sequence ATGAGTACCCTCACCCCGGCCCGCGTCCCCCACCAGGACCCGTCGCAGGGCCCCAAGCCCGAAGGGCGCGTCGGCGGCGGTCTTTTCGACCCCCGGCAGCTGCTCAGGTCCTTCCCCGACGCGCTGCGCAAGCTCGACCCGCGGATCATGGTCAAGTCGCCCGTGATGTTCGTGGTCGAGGTCGGCTCCGTCGTCACCACGGGGTTCGCCCTGAAGGACCCCGGCGACTGGTTCGGCTGGGCCATCACCGGCTGGCTCTGGCTGACCACGGTCTTCGCCAATCTGGCGGAGGCGGTCGCCGAGGGCCGTGGCAAGGCCCAGGCCGACACGCTCCGCAAGGCCAAGAGCGACACCGTCGCCCGGCGGCTGGACGGCGCCGTCGAGGAGCAGGTGCCCGGCACCGAGCTGCGCATCGGCGACCTGGTGGTCTGCGAGGCCGGTGACATCATCCCCGGGGACGGCGATGTCGTCGAAGGGGTGGCCTCGGTCGACGAGTCCGCGATCACCGGTGAATCGGCCCCCGTCATCAGGGAGTCGGGCGGTGACCGCTCGGCCGTCACCGGCGGTACGAAGGTGCTGTCCGACCGGATCGTCGTCAAGATCATGACGAAGCCCGGCGAGACCTTCATCGACCGGATGATCAAGCTGGTGGAGGGCGCCGCCCGGCAGAAGACGCCCAACGAGATCGCGCTGAACATCCTGCTCGCCTCACTCACCATCGTCTTCCTGCTGGCGGTCGTGACCCTCCAGCCGTTCGCGACGTACGCCGGTGCGAAGCAGTCGATGATCGTGCTCACCGCACTGCTGGTCTGTCTGATCCCCACCACCATCGGAGCGCTGCTCTCCGCGATCGGTATCGCGGGCATGGACCGGCTCGTCCAGCGCAATGTGCTGGCCATGTCCGGACGCGCGGTCGAGGCCGCGGGCGACGTGTCGACCCTGCTGCTCGACAAGACCGGCACCATCACCCTCGGCAACCGGCAGGCCGCCGCGTTCGTCCCCGTCAGGGGCGTCACCGAGGCTGTGCTCGCCGACGCGGCGCAGCTCTCGTCGCTGGCCGACGAGACGCCGGAGGGCCGCTCGGTCGTCGTACTCGCCAAGGAGAAGTACGGGCTGCGCGAGCGCAGCCGCGGTGAGCTGACCGGGGCCGACTGGATCTCCTTCACCGCCCAGACCCGGATGTCGGGCGTGGACGCGGGCGGCCGCCGCATCCGCAAGGGCGCGAGCGGTTCCGTGGTGGCCTGGGTCAGGGAGAACGGCGGCCAGGTCTCCGAGGACGCGCAGACGCTCACCGATGCGATCTCGGAGGCGGGCGGCACCCCGCTGCTCGTCGCCGTCGAGGACGGGGAGGGCGCCCGGGTGCTGGGTGTCATCCACCTCAAGGACGTCGTCAAGGAAGGGATGCGGGAGCGGTTCGACGAGCTGCGCCGGATGGGCATCAAGACCGTCATGATCACGGGCGACAACCCGCTGACGGCCAGGGCCATCGCCCAGGAGGCGGGTGTCGACGACTTCCTCGCCGAGGCCACCCCCGAGGACAAGATGGCACTGATCAAGCGCGAGCAGTCCGGCGGCAAGCTGGTCGCGATGACCGGTGACGGGACCAACGACGCCCCGGCGCTGGCCCAGGCGGACGTCGGGGTGGCCATGAACACCGGGACCTCGGCCGCCAAGGAGGCCGGGAACATGGTGGACCTGGACTCCAACCCGACCAAGCTGATCGAGATCGTCGAGATCGGCAAGCAACTGCTCATCACCCGGGGCGCGCTGACGACGTTCTCAATCGCCAACGACGTCGCCAAGTACTTCGCGATCATCCCCGCGATGTTCGCGGTGGCGTACCCGAGCCTCGACAAGCTGAACATCATGCGTCTCTCGTCGCCCGAGACCGCCATCCTGTCGGCCGTCGTCTTCAACGCGCTGGTCATCGTCGCGCTGGTGCCGCTGGCGCTGAAGGGCGTGCGGTACAGGCCGACCGGCGCCGACCGGATGCTCCGCCGCAACCTCGGGCTCTACGGGCTCGGCGGCCTGATCGCACCGTTCATCGGCATCAAGATCATCGATCTGCTCATCTCCCTCATACCTGGTATCGGGTGA
- a CDS encoding sensor histidine kinase, with the protein MANTPAAPAAPPKPTWDPKSSESLSPLLRPTIRIRLTLLYGGMFLIAGILLLTIIYMLAAQALNVGGELPFKIVSGQVTSGVCNLPTNGGSADQFNQAMNSCVNHQRQQALDHLLARSLYALVGLSIIAFAFGYAVAGRVLSPLGRMTRTARRVAGTDLTRRIELDGPDDELKELADTFDEMLDRLERAFTAQQRFVANASHELRTPLAINRTLLEVHLSDPGAPVELTQLGKTLLATNERSEQLVEGLLLLARSDNQIVERKPVDLAEVATRAIDQTLAEAATKGVEIRGEQSAAVVQGNGILLERIALNLVQNAVRYNVAEDGWVEVTTELQPGQALLVVSNTGPVVPAYEIDNLFEPFRRLRTERTGSDKGVGLGLSIARSVARAHGGRIIAEPREGGGLVMRVTLPV; encoded by the coding sequence GTGGCCAACACCCCGGCGGCGCCCGCGGCGCCGCCCAAACCGACCTGGGACCCGAAGAGCTCGGAGTCCCTCTCCCCGCTGCTGCGGCCGACCATCCGGATACGCCTGACGCTGCTGTACGGCGGGATGTTCCTGATCGCCGGGATCCTGCTGTTGACGATCATCTACATGCTGGCGGCGCAGGCGCTCAACGTCGGCGGCGAGCTGCCTTTCAAGATCGTCTCGGGTCAGGTCACCAGCGGAGTGTGCAACCTGCCCACCAACGGTGGTTCCGCGGACCAGTTCAACCAGGCGATGAACTCCTGCGTCAACCACCAGCGCCAGCAGGCGCTGGACCACCTGCTGGCCAGGTCGCTGTACGCCCTCGTCGGCCTCAGCATCATCGCCTTCGCCTTCGGCTACGCGGTGGCGGGCCGGGTGCTGTCCCCGCTCGGCAGGATGACCCGTACGGCCCGCCGCGTGGCCGGTACGGACCTGACCCGCCGGATCGAGCTGGACGGCCCGGACGACGAGCTCAAGGAGCTCGCCGACACCTTCGACGAGATGCTCGACCGGCTGGAGCGGGCCTTCACCGCGCAGCAGCGGTTCGTCGCCAACGCGTCGCACGAACTCCGCACACCGCTGGCCATCAACCGCACGCTCCTGGAGGTGCACCTCTCCGACCCGGGTGCGCCCGTCGAGCTCACCCAGCTAGGCAAGACGCTGCTGGCCACCAATGAGCGCAGCGAGCAGTTGGTCGAGGGGCTGCTGCTGCTGGCCCGCAGCGACAACCAGATCGTCGAGCGGAAGCCGGTCGACCTGGCCGAGGTGGCCACCCGCGCCATCGACCAGACCCTCGCGGAGGCCGCGACGAAGGGGGTGGAGATCCGCGGGGAGCAGTCGGCCGCGGTCGTCCAGGGCAACGGCATCCTGCTGGAGCGCATCGCCCTCAACCTCGTCCAGAACGCCGTGCGCTACAACGTCGCGGAGGACGGCTGGGTGGAGGTCACCACCGAACTGCAGCCGGGCCAGGCGCTGCTGGTGGTTTCGAACACGGGTCCCGTGGTTCCCGCTTACGAGATCGACAACCTCTTCGAGCCGTTCAGGCGCCTGCGCACCGAGCGGACCGGCAGCGACAAGGGCGTCGGGCTGGGTCTGTCCATCGCGCGCTCGGTCGCCCGCGCCCACGGAGGCCGTATCATCGCGGAGCCCCGCGAGGGCGGTGGCCTCGTGATGCGTGTCACGTTGCCTGTCTGA
- a CDS encoding PaaI family thioesterase: protein MTRTSSALTPPADAIAPVRHHDAPAPGELLGAHYAHCFGCGEGQPHGLHLQARAGEGVTVTAEFTVQSAHQGAPGLAHGGVLTSALDETLGSLNWLLRVIAVTGRLETDFVRPVPVGTVLHLDARVTAVSGRKIYSTATGRIGGPDGPVAVRAEGLFIEVKVEHFTENGRPEEIRAAMDDPDQIKRVRAFEVNP, encoded by the coding sequence GTGACACGAACATCTTCAGCGCTGACGCCCCCGGCCGACGCCATAGCGCCCGTGCGCCACCACGATGCCCCGGCCCCCGGAGAGCTCCTCGGAGCGCACTACGCGCACTGTTTCGGCTGCGGCGAGGGACAGCCGCACGGGCTGCACCTCCAGGCGCGGGCCGGTGAAGGCGTGACCGTCACCGCCGAATTCACCGTGCAGTCCGCTCACCAGGGCGCGCCGGGCCTCGCGCACGGCGGTGTCCTGACCTCCGCGCTCGACGAGACGCTCGGATCGCTGAACTGGCTGCTGCGGGTCATCGCGGTGACCGGCCGGCTGGAGACCGACTTCGTACGGCCCGTCCCGGTGGGCACCGTGCTCCACCTCGACGCCCGGGTCACCGCGGTGAGCGGCCGGAAGATCTACTCCACGGCGACCGGCCGGATCGGCGGCCCGGACGGGCCTGTCGCGGTCCGCGCCGAAGGCCTGTTCATCGAGGTCAAGGTCGAGCACTTCACCGAGAACGGCCGGCCGGAGGAGATCCGGGCCGCGATGGACGACCCCGACCAGATCAAGCGCGTCCGCGCCTTCGAGGTGAACCCATGA
- a CDS encoding DUF3093 domain-containing protein yields MQPYEERLTAPRSWWLIALLVGIAGALITLPLGTLPMLGGLVGGAAVAGIIVSSYGSVRIRVVAGSLVAGDAKIPLSALGEATVLDAEETVAWRSYKADPRAFMLMRSYVRTAVRVEITDPSDPTPYAYLSTRDPEALKTALTAVAADRG; encoded by the coding sequence ATGCAGCCTTACGAAGAACGTCTCACCGCGCCCCGTTCCTGGTGGCTGATCGCCCTGCTCGTCGGGATCGCGGGCGCGCTGATCACCCTGCCGCTCGGCACGCTGCCGATGCTCGGCGGCCTGGTCGGCGGGGCGGCGGTGGCGGGCATCATCGTGAGTTCGTACGGCTCGGTCCGCATCCGGGTCGTCGCGGGTTCGCTCGTCGCGGGCGACGCGAAGATCCCGCTGTCGGCGCTGGGCGAGGCCACGGTGCTGGACGCCGAGGAGACGGTCGCCTGGCGCTCGTACAAGGCCGATCCGCGCGCCTTCATGCTGATGCGCAGCTATGTGCGGACGGCAGTGCGGGTGGAGATCACGGACCCGTCCGACCCGACGCCGTACGCCTATCTCTCGACCCGCGACCCCGAGGCGCTCAAGACGGCGCTGACCGCGGTGGCCGCCGACCGGGGCTGA
- a CDS encoding DUF3710 domain-containing protein: MFGRRKNSGSDEDPTGEAGQFDDGAGAGSDESAEVSGAHRSGLPPAPRPDGPWDISEVREAAEGRVDLGGLFVPGVEGMELRVEVAGDAIVAATVVLRDSAVQLQGFAAPKKEGIWGEVREEIASGITQQGGIIDEVEGPLGWELRAQVPVQLPDGTNGVQLVRFVGVDGPRWFLRGVISGQGAVQPEAAGVLEQIFRDTVVVRGEGPMAPRDPIVLKLPDDAQMMPDGVQQEDQEGSRFSGGMGQLQRGPEITEVR, translated from the coding sequence GTGTTCGGACGTCGCAAGAACAGCGGTTCCGACGAGGACCCGACGGGCGAGGCCGGGCAGTTCGACGACGGCGCCGGCGCCGGGAGCGATGAGTCGGCAGAGGTGAGCGGGGCACACAGGTCCGGCCTGCCCCCCGCCCCGCGGCCCGACGGCCCCTGGGACATCTCCGAGGTCCGTGAGGCGGCCGAGGGGCGGGTGGACCTCGGCGGTCTGTTCGTCCCCGGAGTCGAGGGCATGGAGCTGCGGGTCGAGGTCGCGGGTGACGCGATCGTCGCGGCGACGGTCGTCCTGCGCGACAGCGCGGTCCAGCTCCAGGGCTTCGCGGCACCGAAGAAGGAAGGCATCTGGGGTGAGGTGCGCGAGGAGATCGCCTCGGGCATCACCCAGCAGGGCGGCATCATCGACGAGGTCGAGGGGCCCCTCGGCTGGGAGCTGCGGGCCCAGGTGCCCGTCCAGCTCCCGGACGGTACGAACGGCGTGCAGCTGGTGCGCTTCGTCGGCGTCGACGGGCCGCGCTGGTTCCTGCGCGGTGTCATCTCGGGGCAGGGCGCTGTCCAGCCCGAGGCGGCCGGGGTGCTGGAGCAGATCTTCCGGGACACCGTGGTCGTCCGGGGCGAGGGGCCGATGGCCCCCCGGGACCCGATCGTCCTCAAGCTGCCGGACGACGCGCAGATGATGCCCGACGGTGTCCAGCAGGAGGACCAGGAGGGCTCGCGCTTCTCCGGTGGCATGGGCCAGCTCCAGCGCGGCCCGGAGATCACCGAGGTGCGCTGA
- the kdpF gene encoding K(+)-transporting ATPase subunit F yields MTGSAVEAVIGLVVAVSLLGYLVLALVHPERF; encoded by the coding sequence GTGACCGGTTCTGCCGTTGAAGCGGTGATCGGCCTCGTGGTGGCCGTCTCCCTGCTGGGCTATCTCGTCCTCGCCCTCGTCCACCCGGAGAGGTTCTGA